A region from the Gemmatimonadaceae bacterium genome encodes:
- a CDS encoding DUF4097 family beta strand repeat-containing protein, which yields MRGSARIATALALALLVPAAGRAQQGDGPVVRARRVRADAQLKVFYDAGSVRFVGWDKDSLVIRGRVRAGQFYLGGDSSSLKFGVEDHNGGTAVTSADLTVYLPRGARVAARTVSASISARDVSGWFYTVSGDIALAGTATSLDALSMSGAIELSAVTPWVRARTGDGRLVVAGAPEDVDASTITGPLVIATSSVKRGQLATVRGDIRYTASPARGAVLDMSTHSGAIELNLPRTASARMTLSSIEGHIEAGGVTSMPTAAGNRPMTFDVGDGASRVTARTYKGVIRVVAR from the coding sequence ATGCGGGGTAGCGCGCGCATCGCGACCGCGCTCGCGCTGGCATTGCTCGTGCCGGCCGCCGGCCGTGCGCAACAAGGCGACGGTCCGGTGGTGCGCGCGCGCCGCGTCCGGGCGGACGCCCAGCTCAAGGTCTTTTACGACGCCGGTTCGGTGCGGTTCGTCGGCTGGGACAAAGACTCGCTCGTGATTCGCGGCCGCGTGCGCGCCGGACAGTTCTATCTCGGCGGCGATTCCAGTTCTCTAAAGTTCGGGGTCGAGGACCACAACGGAGGGACCGCGGTCACGTCGGCGGACCTGACGGTCTACCTGCCGCGCGGCGCCCGCGTCGCCGCGCGCACGGTGAGTGCATCCATCTCGGCACGTGACGTATCGGGATGGTTTTACACCGTGTCGGGCGACATCGCGCTCGCCGGCACCGCGACCTCGTTGGATGCGCTCTCGATGAGCGGCGCGATCGAGTTGAGCGCGGTGACGCCGTGGGTGCGTGCGCGGACGGGTGATGGACGTCTCGTCGTTGCCGGCGCACCGGAAGACGTCGATGCATCGACCATCACAGGCCCGCTCGTGATCGCGACCTCGTCGGTGAAGCGTGGACAGTTGGCGACGGTCCGCGGCGACATTCGCTACACGGCGTCGCCGGCACGCGGCGCGGTGCTCGACATGTCGACGCACTCGGGTGCGATCGAGCTGAACCTGCCGCGCACCGCGTCGGCGCGAATGACACTGTCGAGCATCGAGGGGCACATCGAGGCGGGCGGGGTGACGTCGATGCCCACCGCGGCCGGCAATCGGCCGATGACATTCGACGTCGGCGACGGTGCGTCGCGTGTGACGGCGCGAACGTACAAGGGTGTCATTCGCGTCGTGGCGAGATGA
- a CDS encoding SusC/RagA family TonB-linked outer membrane protein: QQPAAAASITGRVTVRGSPEPLPDTRVIVLGTSIFTLTNADGRYTLRGVPAGNVEVRVLRVGYVEQKRPVTVTVGQAATLDFELDRTLVVLQEVVTTATGQQRRSELGNSIATIDVTKKVQESPIKNMGDLLVAKAPGVQVMPSNMTGGGSRVRVRGTSSLSLTNDPIYVIDGVRLTSQAGNAAIAIGVGGTAPSRVNDISPEDIENIEIVKGPSAATLYGTDAANGVIVITTKKGRSGSARWNWFVEGAAVQDRNTYPSTYALWGHTAAKPTVNTRCQLATMFTSANTAGTCIADSLTSINVAMDPSIRPFQTGHNTNYGLQVSGGSDAVRYFVSGELFDEVGTYHMPNFARTFLEDTLHTAAKDEWINPEAMQRQNIRANLNASVTPKLDLSINAGFGKSDQRAPNVDNNITGIGGLIYLGSGTASCNFDYNCTSPEGQNLRGYARFSPAQVFEQITEEGIQRLTGSADAQWRPLTWMQNQATVGIDYSGTQYINLCQFSNCPAFSTDQLGFIEDDHNQHRDFTAKIVSNSSWNPKSYLNLKTSVGADYVNIESDNTQGSGQTLPPGATRTQDSAIQGSSDQQATATKTLGVYVQEQGGIRDRLFLTLAVRSDQNSAFGTNFQRVFYPKASLSWIMSDESFFPKYDWLNMFRLRGAYGQSGVQPGSTDALRTFRAVTVNLADAPTTGLQESALGNPNLKPERSGELETGFETRLFGNRVNLDVTYYNKKTKDALVSLPIATSAAPSATTVRSNIASVQNSGWETAINTQIVDRSQFGWDLTISGSHNSNKIGTLGFDANGKPNKTIGTGAARDSVGFPVNGLFLRPFTFADKNGDGIIQSSEVTVDTGVVFAGYSAPRDLLSLQNGFDLLRRRLRINVLLDYKGGYVNENATAQFVCQQLPRSCQEDQDKTVSLYRQARAVANSTGTIVNGTRITTSRGYWENGQFWRLREVSAVVQMPNTLAARLRARDANITLGARNLHVWTKYDGVDPESNYTSGATGTADIPDDFITQPPKTYFTVRLNLHY, from the coding sequence CAGCAGCCGGCGGCGGCAGCGAGCATCACGGGGCGAGTGACGGTACGCGGGAGCCCGGAGCCGCTTCCGGATACGCGCGTGATCGTGTTAGGGACGTCCATCTTCACGCTCACGAATGCGGACGGCCGATACACCCTCCGGGGTGTCCCTGCCGGCAACGTCGAAGTGCGCGTGCTTCGCGTCGGCTACGTGGAGCAGAAGCGCCCCGTTACCGTGACGGTAGGACAGGCAGCCACGCTCGACTTCGAGCTCGACCGCACCCTCGTGGTCCTGCAGGAGGTCGTCACAACGGCGACGGGTCAGCAGCGACGCAGCGAGCTCGGGAACTCGATCGCGACGATCGACGTGACGAAGAAGGTGCAGGAGTCGCCGATCAAGAACATGGGCGACCTTCTCGTGGCGAAGGCGCCGGGCGTGCAGGTGATGCCCTCGAACATGACCGGTGGTGGCAGCCGCGTCCGCGTCCGCGGGACGAGCTCACTGTCGCTCACGAACGACCCGATCTACGTGATCGACGGCGTGCGCCTAACGAGCCAGGCCGGGAACGCCGCCATCGCGATCGGCGTCGGCGGCACGGCACCGAGCCGCGTAAATGACATCTCGCCCGAAGACATCGAGAATATCGAGATCGTGAAGGGTCCGTCGGCCGCGACGCTGTACGGTACCGATGCGGCGAACGGCGTCATCGTCATCACCACCAAGAAGGGCCGCTCTGGTTCGGCGCGCTGGAACTGGTTCGTCGAAGGCGCTGCCGTGCAGGATCGCAACACGTATCCGTCGACGTACGCGCTCTGGGGCCACACGGCCGCCAAGCCCACGGTCAACACGCGCTGCCAGCTCGCCACGATGTTCACGTCGGCGAACACCGCCGGCACGTGCATCGCGGACAGCCTCACGTCGATCAACGTCGCGATGGACCCGAGCATTCGTCCGTTCCAGACGGGTCACAACACCAATTATGGTTTGCAGGTCAGCGGCGGCAGCGACGCCGTTCGCTACTTCGTGAGCGGCGAGCTGTTCGACGAAGTCGGCACGTACCACATGCCGAACTTCGCGCGGACGTTCCTCGAAGATACGCTGCACACGGCGGCCAAGGACGAGTGGATCAATCCCGAAGCGATGCAGCGCCAGAACATCCGGGCGAACCTGAACGCGTCGGTGACCCCGAAGCTCGACCTCTCGATCAACGCCGGTTTCGGAAAGAGCGATCAGCGCGCGCCGAACGTCGATAACAACATCACCGGCATCGGCGGCTTGATCTATCTCGGCAGCGGCACGGCGTCGTGCAACTTCGACTACAACTGCACGAGCCCCGAGGGCCAGAACCTTCGCGGCTATGCGCGCTTCTCGCCGGCGCAGGTGTTCGAGCAGATCACCGAGGAAGGCATTCAGCGCCTGACCGGAAGCGCCGACGCGCAGTGGCGTCCGCTGACCTGGATGCAGAACCAGGCGACGGTCGGCATCGACTACTCCGGTACGCAGTACATCAACCTCTGCCAGTTCTCGAACTGCCCGGCGTTCAGCACCGACCAGCTCGGATTCATCGAGGACGATCACAATCAGCATCGCGACTTCACCGCGAAGATCGTCAGCAACTCGTCGTGGAACCCGAAGTCGTACCTGAACCTCAAGACGTCGGTCGGCGCGGACTACGTGAACATCGAGTCCGACAATACCCAGGGCAGCGGCCAGACCCTTCCGCCGGGCGCGACGCGCACGCAGGACTCCGCCATCCAGGGTTCCTCGGACCAGCAGGCCACCGCAACCAAGACGTTGGGCGTGTACGTGCAGGAGCAGGGCGGCATTCGCGATCGGCTCTTCCTGACCCTGGCGGTGCGCTCGGACCAGAACAGCGCGTTCGGCACGAACTTCCAGCGCGTCTTCTACCCGAAGGCCAGCCTGTCGTGGATCATGTCCGACGAGAGCTTCTTCCCGAAGTACGATTGGCTGAACATGTTCCGCCTCCGCGGCGCGTACGGCCAGTCGGGCGTGCAGCCGGGCTCCACGGACGCGTTGCGGACCTTCCGCGCCGTGACGGTGAACCTGGCCGACGCGCCGACGACCGGCTTGCAGGAGAGCGCTCTCGGAAACCCGAACCTCAAGCCTGAGCGGTCGGGCGAGCTCGAGACGGGCTTCGAGACCCGCCTCTTCGGCAACCGCGTCAATCTCGACGTGACGTACTACAACAAGAAGACGAAGGATGCGCTCGTCAGCCTTCCGATCGCCACGTCGGCGGCGCCCTCGGCGACGACCGTTCGCTCGAACATCGCCTCCGTCCAGAACAGCGGATGGGAAACGGCGATCAACACGCAGATCGTCGATCGCTCGCAGTTTGGCTGGGACCTGACGATCTCGGGCTCGCACAACTCGAACAAGATCGGAACACTCGGTTTTGATGCGAACGGAAAGCCGAACAAGACGATCGGCACGGGTGCTGCCCGCGACTCCGTCGGCTTCCCGGTGAACGGCCTGTTCCTGCGTCCGTTCACGTTCGCCGACAAGAATGGCGACGGCATCATTCAGTCGAGCGAAGTGACCGTCGATACCGGCGTCGTCTTCGCCGGGTATTCGGCGCCGCGCGATCTGCTCTCGTTGCAGAACGGGTTCGACCTCCTGCGCCGCCGCCTTCGCATCAACGTGCTGCTCGACTACAAGGGCGGCTACGTGAACGAGAACGCCACGGCACAGTTTGTCTGCCAGCAGCTGCCACGGTCCTGTCAGGAAGATCAGGACAAGACGGTGTCGCTCTACCGTCAGGCCCGCGCCGTGGCGAACAGCACCGGCACGATCGTGAACGGCACGCGCATCACGACGAGCCGCGGCTACTGGGAGAACGGCCAGTTCTGGCGCCTGCGTGAAGTGTCGGCGGTGGTGCAGATGCCGAACACGCTGGCGGCACGGCTCCGCGCGAGGGACGCGAACATCACGCTCGGCGCGCGCAACCTGCACGTGTGGACGAAGTACGACGGCGTGGACCCGGAATCGAACTACACGTCCGGCGCCACCGGCACCGCTGACATCCCGGACGACTTCATCACGCAGCCGCCGAAGACGTACTTCACGGTGCGCCTCAACCTCCACTACTAA
- a CDS encoding DUF4142 domain-containing protein yields MSDIKRTAALGLLLALTGGTLAACKGHNQTAYNDSTAANSAAGRLDTAGTPGNPSAAAATPATDSTAAANTANTANKWSNNAIVAYATAANEGEVQLGRLGEKKATSAAVKAFARQMVTDHSAMLAETKKLGTKIKAMPDTTMGDVHDLMGHSRDELKELTDKAAGADWDKNYMDKMVSDHKDVLDKLQDAAKNTTDPDAKKALEGAVGKVQTHLTKAQDIQAKMP; encoded by the coding sequence ATGTCAGATATCAAGCGCACCGCCGCTCTCGGTTTGTTGCTCGCGCTCACAGGCGGCACGTTGGCCGCGTGCAAGGGTCACAACCAGACGGCGTACAACGACTCGACCGCGGCCAACAGCGCCGCCGGACGGCTCGACACCGCCGGCACGCCGGGTAATCCGTCGGCGGCCGCCGCGACACCCGCCACCGACTCGACCGCCGCGGCCAACACGGCGAACACCGCCAACAAGTGGTCGAACAACGCGATCGTCGCCTACGCCACCGCCGCGAACGAAGGCGAAGTCCAACTCGGCCGGCTTGGCGAGAAGAAGGCGACCAGCGCGGCTGTGAAAGCGTTCGCGCGGCAGATGGTCACGGATCACTCGGCCATGCTCGCCGAGACGAAGAAGCTCGGCACCAAGATCAAGGCGATGCCCGATACCACCATGGGCGACGTGCACGACCTGATGGGTCACTCGCGCGACGAGCTCAAGGAGCTCACCGACAAGGCCGCGGGCGCGGACTGGGACAAGAATTACATGGACAAGATGGTGTCCGACCACAAGGACGTTCTGGACAAGCTGCAGGACGCCGCCAAGAACACCACCGATCCCGACGCGAAGAAGGCGCTCGAGGGGGCGGTCGGGAAGGTGCAGACGCATCTGACGAAGGCGCAGGACATCCAGGCGAAGATGCCATAA
- the crcB gene encoding fluoride efflux transporter CrcB, protein MRNLWAVAIGAATGGVARYFLGGMIQQRAGADFPFGTFVINVTGSLLLGFLLRYSLQSGAVSEELRLFLTTGFCGGYTTFSTFSYDTLMLVQDREYGRAGLYVAGSVLLSLIAVAIGFAAANYVVTMRAEG, encoded by the coding sequence ATGCGAAACTTGTGGGCAGTCGCGATCGGCGCCGCGACGGGCGGCGTGGCGCGCTACTTCCTGGGCGGAATGATCCAGCAACGCGCCGGCGCTGATTTTCCGTTCGGCACCTTTGTCATCAACGTGACGGGGAGCCTGCTCCTGGGCTTCCTGCTTCGCTATTCGCTGCAGTCCGGTGCGGTGAGCGAGGAGCTGCGGCTCTTTCTCACGACGGGATTCTGCGGCGGCTACACCACATTTTCGACGTTCAGCTACGACACGTTGATGTTGGTGCAGGATCGCGAGTATGGCCGCGCCGGTTTGTATGTCGCGGGCAGCGTGCTGCTGAGTCTCATTGCGGTGGCCATTGGCTTCGCCGCCGCCAACTATGTCGTGACCATGCGCGCCGAGGGCTGA
- a CDS encoding YetF domain-containing protein — protein MWHDLLTPGIPITEKIVRSLLVYVFLLVGLRLAGKREMSQLNSFDLVVLLLLSNTVQNAIIGNDNSLTGGLFGAAVLLIVNSVLVRTLYHYGKLDKLEGRPDVLIRNGRLLRRHLERELITVSELESAARRQGIDSLAHVSECRLETGGALSFIQRHPTDDEQRHHEMLGLLGQIDARQRAMAEQLEAVERKLAGADGTTP, from the coding sequence ATGTGGCACGACCTGCTGACTCCCGGCATTCCGATCACCGAAAAGATCGTCCGCAGCCTGCTCGTCTACGTCTTCCTGCTCGTGGGACTGCGACTGGCCGGCAAGCGAGAGATGTCGCAGCTCAACTCCTTCGACCTCGTCGTGCTGCTGCTGCTGTCGAACACCGTGCAGAACGCCATCATCGGCAATGATAATTCTCTAACAGGCGGGTTGTTCGGCGCCGCGGTGCTGCTCATCGTCAACAGCGTGCTGGTGCGCACGCTGTACCACTACGGGAAGCTCGACAAGCTGGAAGGGCGCCCCGACGTGCTCATTCGCAACGGCCGCCTGCTTCGGCGCCACCTGGAGCGGGAGTTGATCACAGTGTCCGAGCTCGAATCCGCCGCGCGGCGCCAGGGAATCGATTCGCTGGCTCACGTGTCGGAGTGCCGGCTCGAGACCGGCGGCGCGCTGAGCTTCATCCAGCGCCACCCCACCGACGACGAGCAGCGGCATCACGAAATGCTCGGGCTACTGGGCCAGATCGATGCGCGTCAGCGCGCGATGGCCGAGCAGCTCGAGGCGGTCGAGCGGAAGCTGGCGGGCGCGGACGGCACCACGCCCTGA
- a CDS encoding serine hydrolase yields MPAPTTHSTTFTPRPGPGPEALDALHLRLDTLERQSGARALAVAVYDTETQASFRRHADRWFHAASTIKVAILLGVYASIHHGWLLPHSRLHVRNRFMSAVDGHPFRVAADRDANSEVHDSIGKMMRVSELALHMIATSSNLATNLLLDLVGLDTVQRALDELSIDGIDIRRGVEDERAFERAINNRVTADGLVQLLRLVAEERAYSPELSREMLTILHAQEFRNGIPARLPSAVRVAHKTGEISTIAHDAGVVYAPNRKPYVIAVLTEWSPEATGRKQTIAEVSRAVFELLAEAKTNG; encoded by the coding sequence ATGCCCGCCCCAACGACGCATAGTACGACGTTCACGCCGCGCCCCGGACCCGGTCCCGAGGCGCTCGACGCGTTGCACCTGAGGCTCGACACGCTCGAGCGTCAATCCGGTGCGCGCGCGCTCGCGGTCGCCGTCTACGATACCGAGACTCAAGCCAGTTTCCGGCGCCACGCCGACCGCTGGTTCCATGCCGCCAGCACGATCAAGGTCGCGATCCTGCTCGGCGTCTACGCCTCCATTCATCACGGCTGGCTGCTGCCCCACTCGCGGCTGCACGTTCGCAACCGCTTCATGAGCGCGGTGGACGGCCATCCTTTTCGCGTGGCCGCCGACCGCGACGCGAACTCCGAGGTCCACGACTCGATCGGCAAGATGATGCGCGTCTCGGAGCTGGCGCTGCACATGATCGCGACGAGCAGCAACCTCGCGACGAATCTGCTGCTCGATCTCGTCGGGCTCGACACGGTGCAGCGCGCGCTCGACGAGCTGTCGATCGACGGCATCGACATCCGCCGCGGCGTCGAGGACGAGCGCGCCTTCGAGCGCGCGATCAACAATCGCGTCACCGCCGACGGCCTCGTGCAGCTGCTGCGACTCGTCGCCGAGGAGCGCGCGTACTCGCCCGAGCTGTCGCGCGAGATGCTCACGATTCTGCACGCGCAGGAATTCCGCAACGGAATCCCGGCGCGCCTGCCGTCGGCCGTGCGCGTGGCGCACAAGACCGGGGAGATCTCGACGATCGCGCACGACGCCGGCGTGGTGTACGCGCCGAATCGGAAGCCGTACGTGATCGCGGTGCTCACCGAGTGGTCGCCCGAAGCAACGGGTCGCAAGCAGACGATCGCGGAGGTGTCGCGGGCCGTCTTCGAGCTGCTCGCGGAGGCCAAGACGAATGGGTGA
- a CDS encoding M23 family metallopeptidase, whose amino-acid sequence MQIHELSWGLATYAMFALLITPSSGAAQQRPSPPRLTMEPGQAAGGTLVRLTIERAPRNLGDSIVGATGTMAGEPLHFRAAPGGKLEALGAVPIGISDSLVAHVQVERASGSTDSARLFVKYPHQPAPAPASVAKRAAGARRLRVDARFTKRDAENDARVERENELAREIGHKAQDTPAMWTQPFLRPRPSKVTSRFGSGRVFNGRLSSSHLGIDYRGKVGEPIYAANRGVVALVAEFFLAGNVVYIDHGDGLMTAYFHMSQPEVAVGDTVERGQEIGLVGATGRVTGPHLHWSARFGALTIDPADLLSLGPPFVEKGGGGVATGGKARR is encoded by the coding sequence ATGCAAATTCACGAGCTGAGCTGGGGACTGGCAACATATGCCATGTTCGCCCTGCTCATCACGCCGTCGAGCGGCGCCGCGCAGCAAAGGCCCTCGCCCCCACGCCTGACGATGGAGCCCGGCCAAGCCGCCGGCGGTACCCTTGTTCGATTGACGATCGAGCGAGCTCCGCGGAACCTGGGCGACTCGATCGTGGGCGCAACGGGCACCATGGCGGGCGAGCCGCTCCATTTCCGCGCCGCGCCGGGCGGCAAACTCGAAGCACTCGGCGCCGTCCCGATCGGCATTTCGGATTCGCTCGTGGCACATGTGCAGGTCGAGCGTGCGTCGGGAAGCACCGATTCCGCGCGGCTGTTCGTGAAGTATCCGCATCAGCCGGCGCCGGCGCCGGCGAGCGTGGCGAAACGCGCCGCGGGCGCGCGACGCCTGCGCGTCGATGCGAGATTCACGAAACGCGACGCCGAGAACGACGCGCGCGTCGAGCGCGAGAACGAGCTGGCGCGCGAGATCGGCCACAAGGCGCAGGACACGCCGGCGATGTGGACGCAGCCCTTTCTGAGACCACGGCCGTCGAAAGTGACGAGTCGCTTCGGCAGCGGCCGCGTCTTCAATGGACGTCTCTCCAGCAGCCATCTCGGCATCGACTATCGTGGCAAAGTGGGCGAGCCGATCTACGCCGCCAATCGCGGGGTGGTCGCGCTCGTGGCCGAATTCTTTCTCGCGGGCAACGTGGTGTACATCGATCACGGCGACGGATTGATGACCGCGTACTTTCACATGAGCCAGCCTGAGGTCGCCGTGGGAGATACGGTGGAGCGCGGCCAGGAGATTGGTCTCGTCGGCGCGACGGGTCGCGTGACGGGACCGCATCTGCACTGGAGCGCGCGCTTTGGAGCTTTGACAATCGATCCGGCGGATCTGTTGTCTCTGGGGCCGCCGTTTGTGGAGAAAGGCGGAGGCGGGGTGGCGACGGGCGGCAAGGCGAGACGCTAA
- a CDS encoding DUF190 domain-containing protein, which translates to MHGFKGERVLMRVHIGESDRFEGKPTYRQIVELLRSRHYAGATVFRGIMGFGASSTLHTDRFADLSSDMPIVIECVETDEKIQAILPELDKMLGGGLITLEKANVIMYRAGTPESERTGSWEIDKGPGV; encoded by the coding sequence GTGCACGGTTTCAAGGGCGAGCGCGTCTTGATGCGCGTTCACATCGGCGAGTCGGACCGCTTCGAGGGCAAGCCGACGTATCGGCAGATCGTCGAGCTGCTGCGGTCGCGGCACTACGCCGGCGCCACCGTGTTTCGCGGCATCATGGGCTTTGGCGCCAGCTCGACGCTGCACACCGATCGTTTCGCCGATCTTTCGTCGGACATGCCGATCGTCATCGAGTGCGTCGAGACCGACGAGAAGATTCAGGCCATTCTCCCGGAGCTGGACAAGATGCTCGGCGGCGGGCTGATCACCCTCGAGAAGGCCAACGTGATCATGTATCGCGCCGGTACGCCGGAAAGCGAACGGACCGGCAGCTGGGAAATCGACAAGGGACCCGGCGTGTAA
- a CDS encoding HAMP domain-containing sensor histidine kinase, translating into MNVPPEQPTRASLERRLPLTITAILAVILVAALVATYETLAHAARDNARASLRRATHQLAILADTSIALQRLRYAGVAHDSAVHRALRRGASDSAALAAITRLRVPSDSGLPIELWTATGKRIAFVGQDRLTAPAPSRDDRGVTKPSLHFDGVDSVRAVDSAQIGRLYLVGTRSYVWTLIPILEQSRAIGYIARQGRIAANRQIDETVRALAGNDVTTYYRNADGTAWTRIDGAPLAAARLDSTARGLIGERPDGPSVHEEERVAATPLIVGMELPEAAVLSGPRAVVRRLILLSIILLLTGSLLVWLVARRVARPLHELTASTEAIARGDYAPRTEPRDYDEVARLASAFNHMTQEISASRSELEQRTSEAQEANRAKSEFLATMSHELRTPLNAIGGYVELIEMELRGPITDAQRRDLSRIRAAQGHLLGLISSMLDLSRIESGRVSYDIESLAVAPFLTNIGELVAPQATSKSLEMHYVSSDAALAVRADAEKLRQILLNLLSNAIRFTPTGGTISLDASPLENSRISIRVCDTGPGIPAEKHDAVFEPFVQLDRSLTNTTEGIGLGLAISRDLARGMGGDLRVSDRPGGGACFTLTLPRARAAGAMQVHTGETAKASLSS; encoded by the coding sequence ATGAACGTTCCCCCCGAGCAGCCGACGCGGGCCTCGCTCGAGCGACGACTTCCCCTGACCATTACCGCCATTCTGGCGGTGATTCTCGTGGCCGCGCTGGTCGCGACCTACGAAACGCTGGCGCATGCCGCGCGGGACAACGCGCGCGCGTCCCTACGGCGCGCGACGCACCAGCTGGCTATCCTCGCCGACACGTCGATCGCGCTGCAGCGCTTGCGGTACGCCGGCGTCGCGCACGACTCCGCCGTGCATCGCGCCCTGCGGCGCGGCGCGAGCGATTCCGCGGCATTGGCGGCGATCACCCGTCTCCGTGTGCCGTCCGACTCGGGCCTGCCGATCGAGCTGTGGACGGCCACCGGCAAGCGCATCGCGTTCGTCGGGCAGGATCGGTTGACGGCGCCCGCGCCCTCGCGCGACGACCGCGGCGTCACCAAACCGAGCCTCCACTTCGACGGCGTCGACTCGGTCCGCGCGGTGGACTCGGCGCAGATCGGCCGCCTGTATCTCGTCGGGACGCGAAGCTATGTGTGGACGCTCATACCAATTCTCGAACAATCGCGGGCGATCGGCTATATCGCACGGCAGGGGCGGATCGCGGCGAATCGGCAAATCGACGAAACGGTGCGTGCCCTCGCCGGCAACGACGTCACGACGTACTACCGCAACGCCGACGGCACGGCCTGGACGCGCATCGACGGGGCGCCGTTGGCCGCGGCACGGCTCGATTCGACGGCTCGCGGCTTGATCGGCGAGCGGCCGGACGGCCCGTCGGTGCACGAAGAGGAGCGCGTCGCAGCCACGCCGCTCATCGTCGGCATGGAGCTGCCCGAAGCCGCGGTGTTGAGCGGTCCGCGCGCGGTCGTTCGCCGGCTCATTCTTCTCAGCATCATTCTGCTGTTGACGGGCAGTCTGCTCGTGTGGCTCGTCGCGCGGCGCGTGGCGCGGCCGCTGCACGAGCTCACGGCGAGCACCGAAGCGATCGCGCGCGGCGATTACGCTCCGCGCACCGAGCCCCGCGACTATGACGAGGTGGCGCGCCTGGCAAGCGCGTTCAACCACATGACCCAGGAGATCTCGGCGAGTCGCTCGGAGCTGGAGCAGCGAACGAGCGAGGCGCAGGAGGCCAATCGCGCGAAGTCGGAGTTTCTCGCCACGATGAGCCACGAGCTGCGCACGCCGCTCAATGCAATCGGCGGATACGTGGAGCTCATCGAGATGGAGCTGCGCGGTCCGATCACGGACGCGCAGCGCCGCGATCTCTCGCGCATTCGCGCGGCGCAAGGGCACCTGCTGGGCTTGATCAGTTCGATGCTCGACTTGAGCCGGATCGAATCCGGACGCGTGTCGTACGACATCGAGTCACTGGCCGTGGCGCCCTTCCTGACGAACATCGGCGAATTGGTGGCGCCGCAAGCCACGTCGAAGTCGCTCGAGATGCACTACGTCTCGTCCGACGCCGCGCTCGCGGTGAGAGCCGACGCCGAGAAGCTGCGGCAGATTCTGCTCAACCTCCTCTCGAACGCCATTCGCTTCACGCCCACCGGTGGAACGATCTCGCTCGATGCCTCGCCGCTCGAGAATTCGAGAATCAGCATTCGCGTTTGTGATACCGGCCCGGGCATTCCCGCCGAAAAGCACGATGCGGTGTTCGAGCCGTTCGTGCAGCTCGACCGGTCGCTGACGAATACGACGGAAGGCATCGGGCTTGGCCTCGCCATCAGCCGCGACCTGGCGCGCGGCATGGGCGGCGATCTGCGCGTCAGCGACCGGCCGGGCGGCGGCGCGTGCTTCACGCTGACGTTGCCCCGCGCGCGCGCCGCCGGTGCGATGCAGGTCCACACCGGCGAGACGGCGAAGGCGAGTCTCAGCAGCTAG
- a CDS encoding RNA polymerase sigma factor, with protein MQTLLHVGRNELTHDEREVVKRAQRGDVAAFESLYHAHASMVLALCRRMTGDNQAARELVQDVFVRAWERLASFRGQSAFGTWLHRLAVNVVLERLRSDKRRPLATIDEVSLIPTRHEAGASSDARMDIETALSRLPHGSRQIYLLYDVYGYSHDEIAAMLGISAATARVQLWRARRAMLKVLGS; from the coding sequence ATGCAGACCTTACTTCATGTTGGGCGGAATGAGTTGACGCACGACGAGCGCGAGGTGGTGAAGCGTGCGCAGCGCGGGGACGTTGCGGCGTTCGAGTCGCTGTACCACGCGCACGCGAGTATGGTGCTCGCGCTGTGCCGGCGCATGACCGGCGACAACCAGGCGGCGCGCGAGCTCGTGCAGGACGTGTTCGTGCGCGCCTGGGAACGACTCGCGTCGTTTCGCGGACAGAGCGCGTTCGGCACGTGGCTGCATCGGCTGGCGGTGAACGTGGTGCTCGAGCGGTTGCGAAGCGACAAGCGGCGACCGCTGGCGACGATCGACGAGGTGTCGCTCATCCCGACACGGCACGAGGCGGGCGCGTCGAGCGACGCGCGCATGGATATCGAAACGGCGCTGTCGCGGTTGCCGCACGGCTCGCGACAAATCTATCTGCTCTATGACGTGTACGGTTACAGCCATGATGAAATCGCGGCGATGCTCGGAATTTCCGCGGCGACGGCGCGCGTGCAGCTGTGGCGTGCTCGGCGTGCCATGCTGAAGGTGCTTGGATCATGA